Proteins encoded by one window of Patescibacteria group bacterium:
- a CDS encoding amino acid ABC transporter permease, translating into MVWDWSIFWRYREAFLYGAFMTAALSVLTVVFGTILGAALALARKSRNPILRTLAGIYIVVFRAIPALVLILGIYYQVPFWTAFISAVIALALNLAAYAAENIRAGIETIPRNQIEAAAMEGATWWQTMWHIILPQAVRNMLPNLMGEWITSIKLTSLASVIGVGELVNRAASINAETFRPMEVYTALATMYLIIILPLELVGKRIERKLTEG; encoded by the coding sequence ATGGTATGGGATTGGAGTATTTTCTGGCGGTATCGAGAGGCGTTTCTCTATGGTGCGTTCATGACTGCTGCATTATCTGTCTTAACGGTCGTATTCGGCACTATACTCGGAGCTGCGCTCGCGCTTGCCAGGAAATCTCGCAATCCCATATTGCGAACCCTGGCAGGCATCTATATTGTGGTGTTCCGAGCGATACCTGCACTAGTATTGATCCTTGGGATTTATTATCAGGTCCCGTTTTGGACGGCATTTATCTCTGCCGTCATTGCCCTCGCTCTGAACCTAGCTGCATATGCGGCAGAGAACATTAGGGCAGGGATCGAAACTATCCCGAGGAATCAGATCGAAGCGGCCGCAATGGAAGGGGCGACGTGGTGGCAGACGATGTGGCATATTATCTTGCCACAAGCTGTTAGAAATATGTTGCCCAACTTGATGGGCGAGTGGATTACGTCCATCAAACTCACCTCGCTCGCCTCGGTGATTGGGGTGGGAGAGCTGGTGAATCGAGCGGCGAGCATAAACGCCGAAACCTTTCGGCCGATGGAGGTATATACGGCGCTTGCCACAATGTACCTCATTATCATTCTTCCTCTTGAGTTAGTGGGGAAGCGAATCGAGAGGAAACTAACCGAAGGTTAA
- a CDS encoding helix-turn-helix domain-containing protein, which yields MPEISQLLSQLGLGEKEVKVFLGLVKLGSSTVSEIADEAKITRTHVYELAESLKKKGLLTLSGTAGIRKYEALDHAGLLAFISHKQKELQELEKSLAHAANQFNSLQKGGKLKTKVRFFEGVKGIEAIYHEVKRDCNAMAPGYDLLVIFSPGRVEKLMPGWFKKELYFDEPGMRKRGILADTEFTKHFIEKLKTSKYEQHYKIWPKERGEFPTDTVSWSNKMFLIDLIDYPSGIIIEDAAIVKSFKMWFDLMWEQLPLSVTIP from the coding sequence ATGCCTGAAATTAGCCAACTCCTCTCCCAACTCGGCCTTGGAGAAAAAGAAGTGAAGGTATTCTTAGGTCTCGTTAAGCTTGGTTCCTCAACCGTGAGCGAGATTGCAGACGAAGCGAAAATCACTCGCACCCATGTTTACGAACTGGCGGAGTCTCTCAAGAAGAAAGGACTCCTCACGCTCTCTGGCACTGCAGGAATCCGTAAATATGAAGCGCTTGATCATGCCGGTCTCTTAGCCTTTATTTCCCATAAACAAAAAGAGCTCCAAGAGCTCGAAAAATCGCTTGCTCATGCGGCCAATCAGTTTAATTCCTTGCAGAAAGGTGGAAAATTAAAGACCAAAGTCCGTTTCTTTGAAGGAGTAAAAGGGATTGAAGCGATTTATCATGAAGTAAAACGCGACTGTAACGCCATGGCGCCTGGCTATGACCTTTTGGTGATATTCTCACCCGGACGAGTGGAAAAGCTTATGCCAGGATGGTTCAAGAAAGAACTTTATTTTGACGAGCCAGGCATGAGAAAACGCGGCATTCTCGCAGACACGGAATTTACGAAACATTTCATTGAAAAGTTGAAAACAAGTAAATATGAACAGCACTATAAAATTTGGCCAAAAGAAAGAGGTGAATTTCCTACTGATACTGTCAGTTGGTCAAACAAAATGTTCCTCATCGATCTCATCGACTACCCATCCGGCATTATCATAGAAGACGCAGCCATCGTGAAGTCGTTTAAGATGTGGTTCGACCTCATGTGGGAGCAATTGCCATTAAGCGTGACCATTCCATGA
- a CDS encoding ABC transporter substrate-binding protein: MKRNIYLMLFGVTLIFSACQKQEGPTLQRVRRTCVIRATTVVNPPFSIKDPITGIRSGYMIELMDSLASHIGARVHWNEATWGTAVTTLTSHRSDVVAAELYITESRLKVVDFTSPWFYMGYGAIVRKDNARFAGITDVADFDTSECDIIVATGEAADPWVAQHLPHAKIKRIAVESADVTRFALEVLSGRADVAIGGTDVIDLFVKAHANEVVNPFAENPFGLTAAAWAVRKGDDEWRGFLQVHIDLLVEKGVVRMLEAKYGIRVVHK, from the coding sequence ATGAAACGGAATATTTACTTGATGCTGTTTGGCGTGACACTTATCTTTAGTGCGTGCCAGAAGCAGGAAGGACCTACCTTACAAAGGGTTCGTCGAACCTGCGTTATTAGGGCAACGACGGTGGTCAATCCACCGTTCTCGATCAAAGACCCAATCACGGGTATTCGTTCGGGCTACATGATCGAGCTAATGGACAGTCTTGCCTCCCATATAGGAGCTCGTGTCCATTGGAATGAGGCCACTTGGGGGACTGCCGTTACAACCCTGACGTCACATCGGAGTGACGTCGTCGCGGCGGAGCTCTACATCACTGAGTCGCGTCTTAAGGTCGTCGACTTCACTAGCCCTTGGTTTTATATGGGGTACGGCGCAATCGTCAGAAAAGATAATGCGAGATTTGCGGGCATCACCGACGTTGCTGATTTCGACACGTCTGAATGCGACATTATTGTTGCTACAGGGGAAGCCGCAGATCCGTGGGTAGCGCAACACTTACCTCATGCCAAAATTAAGCGCATAGCTGTGGAGTCGGCAGACGTCACACGATTCGCTCTTGAAGTTCTTTCGGGAAGAGCTGATGTCGCCATTGGGGGGACAGACGTGATTGACCTTTTTGTTAAAGCCCACGCCAATGAGGTTGTGAATCCTTTTGCCGAAAACCCGTTCGGTCTCACCGCTGCCGCTTGGGCAGTGAGAAAGGGGGATGATGAGTGGAGAGGCTTTTTACAAGTTCATATTGATTTGTTGGTTGAGAAGGGAGTAGTTCGGATGCTTGAAGCAAAATACGGCATCCGTGTAGTTCACAAGTAA